TTGTACTCGAACGAGATCAGGTGCGCGCGGTCCTCCGCGACCACGCCGACCGGCACCGGCGTGCTCCACGGCTGCGCGCCGTGGTAGGCGCCCTTGGCGACCAGGATCTTGCGCCGGCCCGTGTGCGCGCGCGCCGTCATGATCGCGAGCGTGGTCGCGTCGCTGCCGTTCTTGCAGAACATCGCCCAGTCCGCGTGCGCGACCATCGCGACCAGCTGCTCCGCGAGCTCGACCATGAGCTCGGTCGGGCCGGTGAGCGCGTCGCCGCGCGCGAGCTGCTCGATCGCGGCGCGGTCGATCTCGGCGTCGGCGTAGCCGAACAGGTTCGGCCCGTAGGCGCACATGTAGTCGATGTACTCGTTTCCGTCGGCGTCCCAGAGCCGCGATCCCACCCCGCGAGCGAAGAACTGCGGGAACTCCGCGGGCAGGAGCGCGGTCGATTCGTGGCCGTACATCCCGCCCGGGATCACGCGCGCGGCGCGCTCCCGAAGCGCCGAGTTCCGGCTGGTCGCGCGCAGCATCGCCTGATCGCCTCCGTGTCGGTTTCGCGGCCACTATACCGCCGCAGCCCGCCGCGAAGCAGCCGGGCCCGCGCGCTGCGAAATTTCTGTTGACACCGGTTTGGGGGCCGCTCTAGGCTTTGAAAAACGAGAGACGCAAATCGTTTTTATCGTTTCAGACGCGAAGACAGGAGGGGGCGATGGCCGGGACGACGCGACAGGAGCTGGTCGAACGGGCGCGAAAGCTGGCGCCGGCGCTGTTGGAGCGGGCCGAAGCTTGCGAGAAGCTGCGGCGCCTGCCGGACGCGACGATCGAGGACTTCCGCCGCGAGGGCCTGCTCCGCGCGTTCGTCGCGCCGCGCTACGGCGGCTACGGGCTGGAGCTCGCGACCGTGATCGAGACCGCGCGCGAGGTGGGCCGCTCCTGCGGGAGCAGCGCCTGGTGCCTGGCGATCTGCACGCTGCACAACCACATCGTGTCGGCCTACCCCGAATCGGTGCAGGACCGGATCTTCGCGCGCGGCCCCGATGCGGTCGTCTGCGGCGTGTTCGTGCCGGGGGGGAGCGCCGTAGCGACGCCGAACGGCTATCGGCTCTCGGGCCGTTGGGACTTCGCGAGCACCTGCGATCACGCCGACTTCGCGGTGCTGGCCGCCTTCGTGATTCCCGAGCCGGGCGCCGCGCCCACGGGGATGGCGAGCTTCCTGGTCGAGCGCGGGCAGTTCCAGATCGAGGACAACTGGCACGTCGCGGGTCTCGCGGGAACCGGCAGCAAGCGCGTGATCGTCGACGACGTGGCGATTCCCGCGGACCAGGCACTCGCCACCTCGCTCGACTCGGCGATCACCGGCGATCGTGAGACCACCGCGCGCGGCCGCCAGTCGGCCGGTCTGCCCGGAAGCTCCGTCGCCACGCTCGGCCTCGCGGGCGTCGCGCTCGGCATCGCGTCCGGCGCGATCGACCGCTTCCGCGAGCGACTCGCGGGCAAGCTGCGCGTCGCCTCGGCGAAGACCGTCGAGCAGCAGGTCGGCGCGCAGCTCCGGCTGGCCGAGGCCGCGGCCGAGGTCGACGCCGCCGAGCTGATCGTGCTTCGCGACTGCGCCGAGATGACCGCCGACGCCCAGGCCGGCCGCCCGGCGACGCTGGAGCAGCGGGCGCGCTACCGGCGCGACGCCGCCTGGTCGGTGCAGACCTGCGCGCGCGCGGTGCAGCGACTGCAGCCGGCGGCGGGCGCGCACGGGATCTTCCTGGATCAGCCGATCCAGCGCGCCCTGCGCGACATCCAGGTGTTCGCCACGCACGTCGTGGCAGATTGGGACACCAGCGGCGAGTCGTACGCGCGAGCGCTGCTCGGCCTGCCGAAGAACGATCCACTGGTCTAGAGCGAGGAGGACACCCGATGGCATCTCCCCGGAAGCTCGCGCACATCGCGCTGGCGACGAACGACGTGGCGCGAATGCGCGACTGGTACTGCGAAGTGCTCGAGGCCCGCGTGGTCTTCGAGAACGAGATGCTCTGCTTCACCACCTACGACGACGAGCACCACCGCGTGGTCTTCGCCAAGCCGCCGGGCTTCGAGGCGAAGCCGGGCGCGCCGCAGAATCTGCACCACGTCTCGTTCACGTTCGCGAAGCTGGACGAGCTGCTCGCCAGCTACGAGCGGCTTCGCGATCGCGGCATAAAGCCTTGGTGGACGATCCACCACGGCCCGACGCTCTCGATGTACTACCGCGATCCCGACGGAAACAACGTCGAGCTGCAGATCGACACGATGAGCATGGCGCAGGCCGCGGAGTTCCTGCGCAGCGGAATCTTCGCGAAGAACCCGATCGGCATTCCGTTCGATCCCGAGTCGCTGCTGGCGCGCCACCGCAGCGGCGAGAGCGAGGCGGAGCTGCTTCGGTATGGAGGCTGAGCGTCTCGAGTCGGTGGTGGAAGCGGCCGAACGGCTCTTCGCGTCGCGCGGCTTCGAGAAGACGGGGATGCGCGAGCTCGCGGCCGAGACCGGCGTCTCGACCGCGACGATCTACGCGCGCTTCCGCAGCAAGCGGCGTCTGCTGGCCGAGATCGTCGAGCGCCGGCTCGACGAGGCGCTGCGGATCGTCGACGGGCTTCCCTACACGGACGGTAGAGCCGTCGGTGACGGACACCCGCTCGACGCGTATCTCGAGACGATCCGAAGTCTGAACCGGCACTTCTCCGGCGACCCGCTGCTTCGCCGCATCTTCGCGTTCGAGAGCCACGTGCGCGATCGCCGCGTGCTGCAGCACGCGATGCGGGTGGAGCAGGAGCTGACCCGGC
This portion of the Deltaproteobacteria bacterium genome encodes:
- a CDS encoding biphenyl 2,3-dioxygenase, whose protein sequence is MASPRKLAHIALATNDVARMRDWYCEVLEARVVFENEMLCFTTYDDEHHRVVFAKPPGFEAKPGAPQNLHHVSFTFAKLDELLASYERLRDRGIKPWWTIHHGPTLSMYYRDPDGNNVELQIDTMSMAQAAEFLRSGIFAKNPIGIPFDPESLLARHRSGESEAELLRYGG
- a CDS encoding TetR/AcrR family transcriptional regulator; translation: MEAERLESVVEAAERLFASRGFEKTGMRELAAETGVSTATIYARFRSKRRLLAEIVERRLDEALRIVDGLPYTDGRAVGDGHPLDAYLETIRSLNRHFSGDPLLRRIFAFESHVRDRRVLQHAMRVEQELTRRSAAALTRMAAEGWIRCEDPEAVAQLLSLSLQGWLARESRHGAPLSEARLTNALLESLRGHALPGPAASANCARSRTSRRRRS